The Dyadobacter sandarakinus DNA window TGTCCCGCAATGCATCAATGTCCAGCCGTACACCGGTACTTTCCATCGCCGCAAGTACTTTCAGGAGCGGCATTTCCACCTCCCTGAAAAGCTTTGAGGCTTTTACTTTGGGCAGCTCGCGCGAAAATATGGTGTTGAGCTGCAAGGTAATGTCGGCATCTTCCCCTGCATACTGGGTAATTTCCGGAATACGCACATCGCGCATGGTACCCTGCTTCACACCTTTTTTGCCGATCAGGGAAGTAATGGAAACGGGCTCGTAGTTCAGGTACGATCCGGCCAGGATATCCATACCGTGGCGTTTGTCAGGTTCAAGCAGGTAATGTGCCAGCATGGTATCACTTAGCGTGCCATGCACCTCAATGTCGTAGTTGCGCAGTACCAGAATATCATATTTCAGGTTCTGACCGATTTTTTCGATCCGCTCATTTTCGAAAACCTCGCGGAAGTTGGCGAGGATCTCCAATGCCTGATCCCGGTTGGCCGGTACCGGCACGTAGAAGGCTTCGCCGGGCAGGTAGGAAAATGACAGCCCCACAAGTTCCGCGTCAATGGTGTCCAGCGAGGTTGTTTCGGTATCAAAGCAAAACGCATCCTGAATGCTGAGGTAGTAAGCCAGGCTTTTCATCAGTTCAGGCGTGTCCACGGTATGATACCGGTGAAATGTATTGTCAATCGTGCGGCGGGTTGTCGGCAGGCGGAGGTCTTCAAAAGCCTGTTCCGGCGCATCATCGTCCGCAATGCCTTCGCTCACGATTGCCGGCTGCTTTCCGACTTCCTGAGTGGGGTTCCCAAAAAGGTCGAGCTGGCCTTGGGCTGCCGGACCGGAAGCGCCGGGGATGCTGACTTTGGCTGCCGGAGCAGGCGCGCCAATACCCAGCACGCGCTGTTTGAGCGTCTTGAATTCGAGCTCATCAAAGAGTGCCACGATTTTGTCTGCATTTCCTGCACAAACCGTCAGGTCTTCGGCATCAAACACGACGGGCACCCGGGTGTCAATGGTTGCGAGCTGCTTGCTCATTACAGCCATGTCGATGTTCTCACGGATCTTCTCGCCCAGCTTTCCCTTGATTTCGTCAACGTGGGTGATCAGGTTTTCAATGGAGTCATATTCCTGGATAAGCTTTTGCGCAGTCTTTTCGCCCACGCCCGGGATGCCGGGAATGTTGTCCACGGCATCGCCCATCAGTCCGAGTATGTCAATCACCTGGTCAATGCGGCGGATCTGCCAGCGGTCGAGGATCTGCTGTACGCCGAGTACCTCGGGACCTTTGCCCATGAACGCAGGCTTATAAATATGGATGTGCTGCTCCACCAGTTGGCCGTAATCCTTATCCGGTGTCATCATGAAAACCTCGAATCCGGCCTGCCCGGCTTCTTTGGCGATGGTACCGATTATATCGTCGGCCTCGTAACCATCCATCACGAGTGTGGGAATGCACATGGCGTCGAGCAGCCGCTTTACCAGTGGAACTGCTACGGTAATATCCTCGGGTTGCTCCTGCCGCTGAGCCTTATACGCTTCAAACTGGATATGCCGGAAAGTAGGTGCCGAAGTATCAAATGCCACACCGATGTGCGTGGGTTTTTCTTTTTGCAGTACTTCCAGCAAGGTATTGGCAAACCCGAACACGGCACTCGTGTTCAAGCCTTTTGAAGTAATTCTGGGGGTTTTTATAAAAGCAAAATGCGCCCGGTAAATCAGCGCCATCGCATCGAGCAGAAAGAGTTTGTGAACCGGTTTGTCCATTTGCAAAAATCAATTTAAGAAACTCAAATATAAGCAAGTGAGAACAGGGAAATGGTTTAGAGACGGATTTTTGTAGTTTTATACACCTGCAAGAGCTACATGTTACCTTTCAGTTTGTTTCAAAAGTATAATACATATAATTATTTTTAATAATACTACTCTTTTTAAATGCTTTAAACTTTCAATACATAGTCAATGTAATTACCATCTGATATGTATAATCCTGTTTTTTGTCAAACTCCTGAATACCATTTGCACCTATGAGAATTATTTTGCTGATTCTGACTGTTATCGTTTTTTCTTGTAACCCCAAAAAAGAAGTGAAAGAAGCATATCAATGGCCGGGTGCAGTTCCGCCCGTAGCAGAAAAAAAGGACCATGAGACCGGCATGCACGGTGACAAGCGAAATGACGAGTACTACTGGATGGCTGATTTTTTCAGCCAGGGACCCGACAGCAATAAGGTCGTGGAGTACCTTACCGCAGAAAATGCCTACACGAATACTATGCTCTCCGGCACAAAGAAATTGCAGGAAGACCTTTACCATGAAATGAAGGCACGGATCAAGGAAAAAGATGAATCTGTACCTGTGTATTACAATGGATACTGGTACTATACCCGGAGCGAGGAAGGCCAGCAATATTTCAAATACTGCCGGAAAAAGGGCTCGCTGAAAGCACCGGAAGAAGTGCTTTTGGATGTGGACCAAATGGCCGAGGGGCATTCCTACTTTTCAGCCAGTGGTTTCAATGTAAGCCCGGACAGTAAACTGCTCGCCTATGGCGTGGATACGGTTTCGCGGCGGCAGTATACCATTTATGTCAAAAATCTGGAAACCGGTGAAGTTTATCCCGACAAGATTTTCCCGACCAGCGGGGATTCCGAGTGGGCCAATGATAACCGGACACTTTTTTATACTTCCACCAATTCCAAAACGCTCCTGAGCGAGAAGATCAAGCGGCATAAGCTAGGCACGGACGCAAAGTCCGATGTGGTCGTGTACCATGAGAAGGACAAGAGCAACTACATCGGCGTCGGCAAAACCAAGTCTGAGAAGTACATTGTGATCGGCTCGTCGGCAACCATGTCGTCCGAAAGCCGCATCCTGGATGCCAATGATCCGGAGGGTACATTCCAGGTTTTTCAACCCAGATTAAAGGATGTATTGTATGAGATCGAACATCAGGATGGTAAATTTCTGGTCGTGACCAACAAGGACGCCCTCAACTTCCGCCTGATGGAAACACCCGAAAGTCAGACCGAGGTAGCCCACTGGAAGGAAATCATCCCGAACCGAAAGGATGTGCTGCTGGAAGGTATCGACGTGTTCAAGGATCACCTGGTAATTACAGAGCGTAAAAACGGTTTGATCCAGCTGCGCATTCGTAATATCCGCACCCAGGCTGAGCATTACGTTGATTTTGGCGAACCGGCTTATGCGGCTTACATCTCATCCAATCCCGAGTACGACAGCAAAAACCTGCGATATGTTTATACCTCGCTCACAACACCCAGCTCGGTGTATGATTATGACATGGAAACGAAGAAAAAGGAGCTGAAAAAACGGCAGGAGGTAGTCGGCGGCTATGATCCGGAAGCATATGTCACCGAGCGGCTTTACGCCAGATCCCGGGATGGGGTGGAGGTACCTGTTTCTTTGGTTTACAAAAAAACAACAGAAAAATCGGCAGCAACGCCTTTACTGCTGTACGCCTACGGATCCTATGGCCACAGCATGGATGCGAGTTTCAGCAGCTCGCGCCTGAGCCTGCTCGACCGCGGTTTCATCTTCGCGATCGCACATATTCGTGGCGGTCAGGAAATGGGTAGACAATGGTATGAAGACGGTAAGCTGCTCAGGAAGAAGAACACCTTCAATGATTTTATTGATTGCGCGGAGTACCTGATCGATAAAAAATATACATCACCGGCCCACCTGTATGCGGAAGGCGGCAGTGCGGGCGGCCTGCTGATGGGTGCCATCACCAATCTGCGGCCCGACCTCTGGCACGGCGTGATTGCCGACGTGCCTTTTGTGGATGTGGTAACCACCATGCTCGACGAGAGCATTCCCCTGACGACAAACGAGTTTGACGAATGGGGCAATCCGAAAAAGAAGGAATATTACGATTATATGAAGTCGTACTCTCCTTATGATAATGTAACTAAGAAAGCCTACCCGAATATGCTGGTGACCACCGGTCTGCACGATAGCCAGGTTCAGTACTTCGAACCGGCAAAATGGGTTGCCAGGCTTCGCACCCACAAAACCGACAAAAACGTGCTCCTTCTCAAAACCAACATGGAAGCCGGTCACGGCGGCGCCTCCGGCCGGTTTGAATACCTGAAAGAAGTAGCGCTGCAGTACGCATTTATGTTCGCGCTTGAAGGCAAGGTGGAGGTGGAGGGGGAGGGTGAGTGAGTGAGTGAGTGAGTGAGTGAGTTTTAACCTCACCTTTGTCACCCTGAGCGGAGTCGAAGGGCTTTTTGGCGGCCGCATCGCCCTTCGACTCCGCTCAGGGTGACAGAGGTGGGCGTACCTGCTGACAAGCCGCCACTACTTGGTTGGGTGCCCTTCAACTGCGCTCAGGGTGACAGAGGTGGGCGTACCTGCTGACAAGTTGCCACTGCTTGGCTGGGTGCCCTTCGACTGCGCTCAGGGTGACAAAGGTGGGGTGCACCTGCTGACAGGCCGCCACTACTTGGTTGGAAACCCCTTCGACTCCGCTCAGGATGACAAAGATGCGCTCAGGGTGACAGAGGTGGGTACTTCGCAAGAGGTAAGTAGCAACTTACTCCTTCGGCGACAATGTAGTGCACGTCCTACTTTCCACATTTCAAGTTCAATCGCTTACAATTCAAACATTCTAACTTCAATACTCACCCACTCACAACCCAATTACCTACCAACCCAATTACCTACCAACCCAATTCACTCACTCACTCACTAACTCACTAACTCAAAATTCATTCAATCATTCAATCATTCAATCATTCAATCATTCAATCATTCATTCATTCAATCACTCAGTCATTCCTCCAACTTCCCCCAGAGCCTGCTCAATATCCCCGATAATATCGTCGATATGCTCGATGCCTACGGAGATGCGGAGCTGGGTGGGGTGGACACCGGCGGCGGTTTGTTCCTGGTCGGATAGCTGGGAGTGGGTGGTGGATGCAGGATGGATGATCAGGGTTTTGGCGTCGCCTACGTTGGCTACGTTGCTGATCAGTTTCAGCTTGTCAACAAACCTGGTGGCAAGCTCCTTATCACCTTTAAGCGTTACCGAAAGCACACCTCCGAAACCCCTGGTGAGGTACTTTCTGGCAAGTTCGTGATACTTGTTCCCTTCCAGACCAATGTAGTTCACGCTCTCTACGTTTGGATGGTTTTGCAGCCAGCGCGCCAGCGCAAGGGCGTTTTCGCCAATGCGTTCAATGCGCAGGGAGAGTGTTTCCAGCCCCTGCAGGAACAGAAACGAGTTGAATGGTGACAGCGACGGCCCCCAGTCACGCAATCCCTCAACACGCGCACGGATGATAAACTGGATGTTGCCAAACGGACCTCCGATACCAAATACGTCATTCATGACAAGTCCGTGATAGCTGGGCGATGGCTCGGT harbors:
- the polA gene encoding DNA polymerase I produces the protein MDKPVHKLFLLDAMALIYRAHFAFIKTPRITSKGLNTSAVFGFANTLLEVLQKEKPTHIGVAFDTSAPTFRHIQFEAYKAQRQEQPEDITVAVPLVKRLLDAMCIPTLVMDGYEADDIIGTIAKEAGQAGFEVFMMTPDKDYGQLVEQHIHIYKPAFMGKGPEVLGVQQILDRWQIRRIDQVIDILGLMGDAVDNIPGIPGVGEKTAQKLIQEYDSIENLITHVDEIKGKLGEKIRENIDMAVMSKQLATIDTRVPVVFDAEDLTVCAGNADKIVALFDELEFKTLKQRVLGIGAPAPAAKVSIPGASGPAAQGQLDLFGNPTQEVGKQPAIVSEGIADDDAPEQAFEDLRLPTTRRTIDNTFHRYHTVDTPELMKSLAYYLSIQDAFCFDTETTSLDTIDAELVGLSFSYLPGEAFYVPVPANRDQALEILANFREVFENERIEKIGQNLKYDILVLRNYDIEVHGTLSDTMLAHYLLEPDKRHGMDILAGSYLNYEPVSITSLIGKKGVKQGTMRDVRIPEITQYAGEDADITLQLNTIFSRELPKVKASKLFREVEMPLLKVLAAMESTGVRLDIDALRDMSAVLENDLRQAESEIYEAAGQSFNISSPKQLGEVLFEKMKLIDKPKKTKTGQYATGEDILSDLENNHVIARRILDYRELQKLKSTYVDALPLLVSRRTGRIHTSYNQAVAATGRLSSTNPNLQNIPIRTPRGREIRKAFVPDNDDFQILSADYSQIELRIMAAFSGDTSMIEAFNQGRDIHATTASKVFQVALDEVTSDMRRKSKMVNFGIIYGISAFGLAQRLAIPRGEAAEIIRAYFEEFSSVKGYMDKVINDAREKEYVETILGRRRYLPDINSRNMTNRGYAERNAINAPIQGSAADMIKVAMINIHDFMKAEKLKSRMILQVHDELVFDAHRDEIPLLKSKVDELMRTAIPLPVKMETGIGIGANWLEAH
- a CDS encoding S9 family peptidase — its product is MRIILLILTVIVFSCNPKKEVKEAYQWPGAVPPVAEKKDHETGMHGDKRNDEYYWMADFFSQGPDSNKVVEYLTAENAYTNTMLSGTKKLQEDLYHEMKARIKEKDESVPVYYNGYWYYTRSEEGQQYFKYCRKKGSLKAPEEVLLDVDQMAEGHSYFSASGFNVSPDSKLLAYGVDTVSRRQYTIYVKNLETGEVYPDKIFPTSGDSEWANDNRTLFYTSTNSKTLLSEKIKRHKLGTDAKSDVVVYHEKDKSNYIGVGKTKSEKYIVIGSSATMSSESRILDANDPEGTFQVFQPRLKDVLYEIEHQDGKFLVVTNKDALNFRLMETPESQTEVAHWKEIIPNRKDVLLEGIDVFKDHLVITERKNGLIQLRIRNIRTQAEHYVDFGEPAYAAYISSNPEYDSKNLRYVYTSLTTPSSVYDYDMETKKKELKKRQEVVGGYDPEAYVTERLYARSRDGVEVPVSLVYKKTTEKSAATPLLLYAYGSYGHSMDASFSSSRLSLLDRGFIFAIAHIRGGQEMGRQWYEDGKLLRKKNTFNDFIDCAEYLIDKKYTSPAHLYAEGGSAGGLLMGAITNLRPDLWHGVIADVPFVDVVTTMLDESIPLTTNEFDEWGNPKKKEYYDYMKSYSPYDNVTKKAYPNMLVTTGLHDSQVQYFEPAKWVARLRTHKTDKNVLLLKTNMEAGHGGASGRFEYLKEVALQYAFMFALEGKVEVEGEGE